One genomic segment of Flavobacteriaceae bacterium includes these proteins:
- a CDS encoding acyl-CoA thioesterase — translation MKAKSPKESLTVLTDLVLPGETNYLDDLFGGELLARMDRACSIAARRHSRRIVVTASVNHVAFNKSVPVGSVVTIEAKVSRAFTSSMEIYVDVWIEDRQSGTKTKVNEGIYTFVAVDETGKPVETPPIIPETDLEKERYDGALRRKQLSLLLAGKMSPEDATELKALFT, via the coding sequence ATGAAAGCAAAATCACCTAAAGAATCATTAACCGTTTTGACAGATTTGGTTTTACCCGGTGAAACCAATTATCTGGACGATCTTTTCGGAGGTGAATTATTGGCAAGAATGGATAGGGCGTGTAGTATTGCCGCAAGGAGACATTCGCGAAGAATTGTAGTAACTGCTTCCGTAAATCATGTAGCTTTTAACAAATCCGTACCTGTAGGAAGTGTAGTAACGATAGAAGCAAAAGTTTCCAGAGCCTTTACATCTTCTATGGAAATTTATGTAGATGTATGGATAGAAGATCGGCAATCCGGAACCAAAACAAAAGTAAACGAGGGTATATATACTTTCGTTGCTGTTGATGAGACCGGAAAACCTGTAGAAACCCCTCCGATTATTCCGGAAACGGACTTAGAAAAAGAACGCTACGACGGTGCTTTACGGAGAAAACAGTTGAGCTTACTACTTGCCGGGAAAATGAGCCCTGAGGATGCTACCGAATTAAAAGCATTATTTACTTAA
- the rnr gene encoding ribonuclease R, with protein sequence MSKKKKIYKNKRNNIKDLRRTILKLLKENSSKFYNYKQIAGKLKISDTDGKNQIIKKIEELKKDKKIKEINRGKFQINEDRKYYTGTLDLTTNGNGYFICGDFEKDIFVPAINLNKGLQNDIVKAYIYKRRRSNRIEADVVEILKRNKTAFVGVLQMNKNFGFVIPDNRKIYTDIFISKNKLNGAKDGDKVLAKITDWPDRSENPFGTITRVLGKPEDHDTEIHAILLAYGLPYEFPKEVAWETSKLSTEITREEILKRRDMRSDVTFTIDPKDAKDFDDALSFTKLENGNYEIGIHIADVSHYIQPKTVLDDEACQRATSVYLVDRVVPMLPEILSNGICSLRPNEEKLTFSVIFEINEKGQISNQWFGRTIICSDKRFSYEEAQSIIENCSILEGDAVTYTMPGKVSLTGTAYEVEQKIAKAILKLDELAKKFRNKRMKNGAISFDRSEVKFHLDTECNPIGVYLKETKDAHKLIEEFMLLANKKVAEFIGFYKGKATKKTFIYRVHDDPDVEKLATLQNMISKFGYKIHTDTRTSTSKSLNQLLKDIHGKAEANMIEMLTIRSMSKAAYTTQNIGHYGLAFDYYSHFTSPIRRYPDVMTHRLLQHYLDGGSNPKADLYEEKCKHASKQEELATKAERDSVKYMQIKYMKGRENEIFQGVISGATEWGIYVEILSNKCEGMVRIRDIKSDYYIFDEQQCAIVGETTKQVYQLGDIVKIQVKHANLERKNLDFLLIEDEI encoded by the coding sequence ATGAGTAAAAAGAAAAAAATCTACAAGAATAAAAGAAACAACATTAAAGATTTAAGAAGAACTATTTTAAAGCTATTAAAAGAAAACTCTTCTAAATTTTATAACTATAAACAAATTGCCGGAAAATTAAAGATATCCGATACAGATGGAAAGAATCAGATCATAAAAAAAATAGAAGAACTAAAGAAGGACAAAAAAATAAAGGAGATTAACAGGGGAAAATTTCAGATCAATGAAGATAGAAAATACTATACCGGTACACTTGATTTGACTACTAACGGAAATGGATATTTTATTTGCGGTGATTTTGAAAAAGACATCTTTGTACCTGCCATCAATCTAAATAAAGGTTTGCAAAACGACATTGTAAAAGCCTATATCTATAAAAGAAGAAGAAGCAATAGAATAGAAGCGGATGTTGTGGAGATTTTAAAAAGAAATAAAACAGCATTTGTAGGAGTACTGCAAATGAATAAAAATTTTGGTTTTGTAATACCTGACAATCGCAAAATATATACGGATATTTTTATATCTAAAAATAAATTAAACGGCGCAAAAGACGGAGATAAAGTATTAGCTAAGATTACTGATTGGCCCGACAGGTCGGAAAACCCATTTGGTACCATTACCCGGGTTCTTGGAAAACCGGAAGATCATGATACGGAGATTCATGCTATTTTATTAGCATACGGATTACCTTATGAATTCCCAAAAGAAGTAGCATGGGAAACTTCAAAATTATCAACAGAAATTACTCGGGAAGAAATTTTGAAAAGGAGAGATATGCGATCAGATGTAACGTTTACCATAGATCCAAAAGATGCTAAAGATTTTGATGACGCATTGTCTTTTACAAAATTGGAAAACGGAAATTATGAAATAGGAATCCATATTGCAGATGTCTCTCATTATATACAACCAAAAACGGTTTTAGATGATGAAGCCTGTCAAAGAGCAACTTCCGTATATTTAGTGGATAGAGTAGTGCCCATGTTGCCGGAAATTTTATCCAACGGCATTTGTTCTTTACGTCCGAATGAAGAAAAGTTGACTTTTTCTGTCATTTTTGAAATAAATGAAAAAGGACAAATTAGCAATCAATGGTTTGGCAGAACGATCATTTGTTCGGATAAGCGTTTTTCATATGAAGAAGCACAATCGATAATAGAAAATTGCTCAATTCTTGAGGGAGATGCAGTCACTTACACAATGCCGGGTAAAGTTTCTCTGACAGGAACTGCTTATGAAGTTGAGCAAAAAATAGCGAAAGCTATTTTAAAATTGGATGAGCTTGCAAAGAAGTTTCGAAATAAAAGAATGAAAAACGGTGCTATTTCTTTTGACAGATCAGAAGTAAAATTTCATTTGGATACAGAATGCAACCCAATAGGGGTATATCTTAAAGAAACAAAAGATGCTCATAAATTAATTGAAGAATTCATGTTATTAGCAAACAAAAAAGTAGCTGAATTCATTGGATTTTACAAAGGAAAGGCCACAAAAAAAACGTTTATTTACAGAGTTCATGACGACCCGGATGTAGAAAAATTGGCAACTTTACAAAACATGATAAGTAAATTTGGTTATAAAATACATACGGATACAAGAACATCTACTTCAAAAAGTTTAAATCAGTTATTAAAAGATATTCACGGCAAGGCGGAAGCAAATATGATTGAAATGCTTACCATTCGTTCCATGAGTAAAGCTGCATACACAACACAAAATATCGGGCATTACGGACTGGCTTTTGACTATTACAGTCATTTTACTTCCCCCATTCGTAGATATCCTGACGTAATGACACATCGTTTATTACAGCATTATTTAGACGGAGGCAGCAACCCCAAAGCAGATCTGTATGAAGAAAAGTGTAAACACGCCTCAAAGCAAGAAGAACTGGCAACAAAAGCAGAAAGAGACTCCGTTAAATATATGCAGATTAAATATATGAAAGGTCGTGAAAATGAAATTTTTCAAGGTGTTATTTCAGGCGCCACGGAATGGGGAATTTATGTGGAAATACTTTCTAACAAATGCGAAGGAATGGTGCGTATACGGGATATTAAAAGTGATTATTACATATTTGACGAACAGCAATGTGCAATTGTTGGAGAAACTACCAAACAGGTGTATCAGTTGGGAGATATCGTAAAAATACAAGTGAAGCACGCAAATTTAGAGCGTAAAAATCTGGATTTTTTATTAATTGAAGATGAGATTTAA
- the tatA gene encoding twin-arginine translocase TatA/TatE family subunit, producing MNALTMLLGFVGPWQIAIIVVLVLLMFGGKKIPELMKGLGKGIKEFKNATKKEEAEDKIEEKK from the coding sequence ATGAACGCACTTACTATGCTTCTCGGTTTTGTTGGTCCTTGGCAAATTGCCATAATAGTTGTACTGGTTTTATTGATGTTTGGAGGGAAAAAAATACCCGAATTAATGAAAGGACTCGGAAAAGGAATCAAAGAATTTAAAAACGCTACTAAAAAAGAAGAAGCCGAAGATAAAATAGAAGAAAAAAAGTAA
- a CDS encoding DUF2807 domain-containing protein, with translation MKKTFFLVALFITAASASQTVITKKLGFFTTLKVFNGINVELIKSDEHKLVISGEKSERVKVKNTRDILKISLKFPDISSDNKVDVTLYYHTEIKIIDGNEGATITAKEVSQPQIEIKAQEGAFINMVLKVKHLRVKCSSGGIIKLTGTSKNQDVELDLYGIYHGYGLKVSDNSTVNVGTGAKAEILAGETLNAKVSFGGSVFYKGNPEVIKDKKVIGGIIKQRN, from the coding sequence ATGAAAAAAACGTTTTTTTTAGTAGCATTATTCATAACAGCTGCTTCGGCAAGCCAAACGGTGATTACTAAAAAACTGGGTTTTTTTACAACTTTAAAGGTTTTTAACGGAATTAATGTTGAACTTATAAAATCGGACGAGCATAAGTTAGTGATTTCAGGAGAAAAATCAGAGAGAGTAAAAGTAAAAAACACCAGAGATATTTTAAAAATATCTTTAAAATTTCCGGACATCTCATCAGATAACAAAGTTGATGTTACATTATACTACCATACGGAAATTAAAATTATTGATGGCAATGAAGGTGCTACGATTACCGCTAAAGAAGTTTCACAACCACAAATAGAAATAAAAGCACAAGAAGGAGCTTTTATCAATATGGTTTTAAAGGTAAAACATCTAAGAGTTAAATGTTCTTCGGGAGGCATTATAAAACTTACCGGAACTTCAAAAAACCAGGATGTAGAATTAGACTTGTATGGTATCTATCACGGGTATGGTCTGAAAGTATCTGACAATTCCACTGTAAATGTAGGAACAGGAGCCAAAGCGGAAATACTGGCCGGAGAAACACTAAATGCAAAGGTAAGTTTTGGCGGGTCTGTTTTTTATAAAGGAAATCCGGAAGTAATTAAAGATAAAAAAGTAATAGGAGGTATTATAAAACAAAGGAATTAG
- the dprA gene encoding DNA-protecting protein DprA, whose protein sequence is MHVKKEKLFAILRLQKVKFIGDVLAKKLISAVGDVESIFKENPNTLQKVHGIGSYAIKHLLDESKLYWVERELQHIEDHHIEYSYFLDDDYPENLQHCTDAPILFFKDGNIDFDNKRIIAIVGTRNMSHYGRDFCNQLIENLAVYDPIIVSGLAYGVDICAHKAAIKNHLQTIAVLAHGFSRVYPKAHKKYIHQLHKKGGCITEFWYEDTPQREHFLKRNRIVAGLSAATIIIESAHKGGALVTADIANSYNRDVFAVPGKVNDLTSIGCNELIRRHNACLLQSPKNIVEMLNWDIKETPNKKIQKPLFAKLNEKEQKVYDFLIKNKAQVLDTIAIECAIPIYQSASVLLELELKGVVKSLPGKMFELS, encoded by the coding sequence ATGCATGTGAAAAAAGAAAAGTTATTTGCTATTCTGCGTTTGCAAAAAGTCAAATTTATAGGAGATGTTCTCGCAAAAAAGTTGATTTCTGCTGTTGGAGATGTAGAAAGTATTTTTAAAGAAAACCCAAATACACTTCAAAAAGTACATGGAATAGGTTCGTACGCCATAAAACATTTACTAGATGAGTCGAAACTGTATTGGGTTGAAAGAGAATTGCAACACATAGAAGATCATCATATTGAATATTCTTATTTTTTAGATGATGATTATCCTGAAAATTTGCAGCATTGTACAGATGCTCCCATATTGTTTTTTAAAGACGGAAATATTGACTTTGATAACAAAAGAATCATTGCGATTGTCGGAACGAGAAATATGTCTCACTACGGACGGGATTTTTGCAATCAGCTAATTGAAAACCTGGCCGTATATGATCCGATTATTGTCAGTGGTCTTGCTTATGGAGTTGATATTTGTGCACACAAAGCAGCCATAAAAAATCATTTGCAAACCATTGCGGTTTTAGCACACGGTTTTTCGCGGGTGTATCCGAAAGCTCATAAAAAATATATCCATCAACTACATAAAAAAGGAGGATGTATTACTGAGTTTTGGTACGAGGACACCCCACAGAGAGAACATTTTCTAAAACGCAACAGAATTGTAGCAGGCTTGTCGGCAGCCACTATTATCATAGAATCTGCACATAAAGGAGGTGCGTTGGTAACGGCAGATATTGCCAATTCTTATAATAGAGATGTATTTGCAGTTCCGGGAAAAGTTAATGATCTGACAAGTATAGGTTGCAATGAACTTATCAGACGGCATAACGCCTGTTTGCTGCAATCTCCTAAAAATATAGTGGAGATGTTGAATTGGGACATTAAGGAAACACCTAATAAGAAAATTCAAAAACCACTATTTGCAAAACTAAATGAAAAAGAGCAGAAAGTATATGACTTTTTAATAAAAAATAAAGCACAGGTATTAGATACTATAGCTATTGAGTGTGCTATTCCTATATATCAGTCAGCATCCGTTTTATTAGAACTGGAATTAAAAGGAGTAGTAAAATCATTACCCGGAAAGATGTTTGAATTGAGTTAG